CAAGATTCGCGACGAAGGGGTGGTGCGCAACAAGGCGATCTACCTTGCCCTTGGGGTGCTGCCCGACGGCTCGCGCGAGGTGTTGGGACTGTGGATCGAGCAGACCGAAGGGGCCAAGTTCTGGATGAAGGTGGTCAACGACCTGAAGGCCCGAGGGGTGGAAGACATCCTGATCGCCGTGGTCGACGGCCTGAAGGGCTTCCCGGAGGCCATCGGGGCGCTGTTCCCCGAAACGACGGTGCAGACCTGCATCGTGCACCTGATCCGCAACTGCCTCGACTACGCGACTTGGAAGGACCGTAGAGCCGTTGCCGCGGAGCTCAAGGCCATTTACCCAACCCCGGAACGAGGCGGCCGCCCAGGCCGCGCTGGGGGCCTTTGCAAAGGGCCCCTGGGGGCAGAAGTACGCGCCGATCGCGCCCGTGGGGCAGCGTGCCTGGGAGCACGTCATTCCGTTTTTCGCGTTCCCGCCCGAGGTGCGCCGGGTACTACCGATCAAAGGAGGCTTCCTCCAGCCCCATGTCCAGTAACCAGCGAAAGAGCAGGTTGTAGTCGAGCATCTCGCAAAAGAGCCGGTCCGAGCGCACCGAGTAAAGCGCAATCAGCAGCGACGCCTTGAGCAGCCGCTCCGGCGCAATGGAGGGCCGGCCCGCCGTCCCCTACATCGCATCGAACTGTGCGCTCATCGCCCCCAGCACCGCGTCGGCTTGCGCCTTCACCCGGCGCAAGGGGTGATCGGCCGGGATGCGCTCCTCGACCGAGACGTAGCTGAACAAGGCACCCTGGGGATCGAACTGGCCGCGCATTCTTCTTCTCCCTCGAACGACGCTGCCACCACGACACAGCCGCGCGAGGATCGTTCGGGGGATTTTTCAACAGCCTGTTAGACGCCCCGAACATCGTGCAGGCCGATTCTTCGGTGCCCAGAGATTCGGGTCGTAGCCTTGGTTCGGTGCGGTGCGAAGACGCCGGGCCCGGAAGGATTGACCCATCCGGTCCTTCCGAGCAAGAGCTCCGAGCGCCATGGACCTCGTCCGGCTGCATTCAGCCGGCACCCAAACTAGCATTCAGCCGACGACCGGACTTGCATTCAGCCGCCCGGCGACCCTATCCTCCGGCATGCCCAGGGTTCGAACCACCCCCCGGGTCCTCGCGCCCCGGCTGCGCGAAGCGCTGCGGGACACGCCGGCCGTGCTCGTCCACGGCCCCCGCCAGAGCGGCAAGACCACGCTCGCCCGCAGCGTCGGGGAGACGCAAGGCTATCGGTACGTCTCGTTCGACGACGATGCCACCCGCACTGCCGCGAGCGCGGATCCGGTCGGATTCGTCGCGCGGCTGCCGGCGAAATCCATCCTCGACGAGGTGCAGCGGGTTCCGGAGATCTTCACCTCGCTCAAGGCAGCCATCGACGCGCGCCGGAGGGCGGGCCGCTTCATCCTCACGGCGTCCGCGAACGTGCTGCTTGTGCCGCACCTTGCCGATTCGCTCGCCGGCCGGATGGGGATCCTGCGGCTGCACCCGTTCGCCCAATGCGAGATCGAGCGCGCTCGCCCCCGCTTCATTGACGACCTGCTGCGCGCGCGGTTCCGCACGGGATTGTCCGAGCCGCTTGGCCGGGAACTCGCCCGCCGCATCGTGGACGGCGGCTATCCGGCCGCGCTCGCGCGGCGTTCTACGGCGCGGCGCCGTGCCTGGTACCGCGACTACGTCGACACGCAGATCCAGCGCGACGTCCGGGACCTGAGCCGCGTGCGATCCCTCGACACCCTGCCCAAGCTGCTGCGCGTCGCAGCCGCGCATACCGGCCGGCTGATCAACGTGGCCGATCTCGCGGCGCCGTTCGAATTGACGCGCCAGACCATTCACGAGCACGTGACGCTGCTGGAACGGGTGTTCCTGCTCGAGCGCCTGCCGCCGTGGCACGTCAACCAGATGAGCCGGCTCGTCAAGCGCGCGAAGCTTCACGTCGGCGACACCGGCATTGCCTGCGCGCTGTTGGGGCTGGATGCCGCGCGCCTTGAGGCCGACCGAACCGTGCTCGGCGCGATGCTGGAAACCTTCGTGCTCCAGGAGCTGCGACGCCAGGCGAGCGGGCGCCCGGACCCGACCGAGTTCTTCCACTTCCGCGATCGGGATGACTTCGAGGTGGACATGGTGCTGGAGGGCGAGGGCGTAGTCGCCGGCGTGGAGGTGAAGGCCGCGGCGACGGTCAACGATGCGGACCTGCGCGGCCTTCGCAAGCTGCAGAGCGCGGCGGGCAGGCGCTTCGCCGCGGGCGTGGTGCTCTATGACGGCAGCGCGACAGTCAGCTTCGGGGGCAGGTTGTTCGCGGTGCCCGTCCGCAGGCTCTGGGAGACCGCGTGAGCGCTGACTGCACCGAATCCACCGTCGAAGACGCCGCGCGCGACTGGCTGAAAGCCATCGGCTGGCAGGTCGCCCACGGCCCGGACATCGCGCCGGACATGCCCGCCGCCGAAGCGGGTCAGCTACGGCGAAGCGGTGCTGGGCACACGGCTGCGCGACGCGTAGGCATGGGTGATCGACTTCGACGATCCCGCCGGCAACGACTGGCTGGCCGTCAGCCAGTTCAGCGTCACGGAGAACAAGCACAGCCGCCGGCCGGACGTG
This region of Burkholderiales bacterium genomic DNA includes:
- a CDS encoding ATP-binding protein; protein product: MPRVRTTPRVLAPRLREALRDTPAVLVHGPRQSGKTTLARSVGETQGYRYVSFDDDATRTAASADPVGFVARLPAKSILDEVQRVPEIFTSLKAAIDARRRAGRFILTASANVLLVPHLADSLAGRMGILRLHPFAQCEIERARPRFIDDLLRARFRTGLSEPLGRELARRIVDGGYPAALARRSTARRRAWYRDYVDTQIQRDVRDLSRVRSLDTLPKLLRVAAAHTGRLINVADLAAPFELTRQTIHEHVTLLERVFLLERLPPWHVNQMSRLVKRAKLHVGDTGIACALLGLDAARLEADRTVLGAMLETFVLQELRRQASGRPDPTEFFHFRDRDDFEVDMVLEGEGVVAGVEVKAAATVNDADLRGLRKLQSAAGRRFAAGVVLYDGSATVSFGGRLFAVPVRRLWETA